A genomic stretch from Bosea sp. F3-2 includes:
- the nuoL gene encoding NADH-quinone oxidoreductase subunit L, translating to MYHLIVFLPLIGFLIAGLFGRLIGARGSEIVTTSLLIVSAILSWVAFVQVGFGSATTRIQVASWISSGSLQVDWAFRIDTLTAVMLVVVNTVSSLVHLYSIGYMHEDPHRPRFFAYLSLFTFAMLMLVTADNLVQMFFGWEGVGLASYLLIGFWYQKPSANAAAIKAFIVNRVGDFGFSLGMFLVFVLFGSVAFDAIFPRAGEFANQGFRFLGYDWNALTLTCLLLFVGAMGKSAQFLLHTWLPDAMEGPTPVSALIHAATMVTAGVFMVARLSPLFEYAPVALTVVVVIGATTAFFAATVGLVQNDIKRVIAYSTCSQLGYMFVALGVGNYGAGIFHLFTHAFFKALLFLGAGSVIHAMHHEQDMRHMGGLRKHIPLTAAAMTIGTLALTGVGIPGTIFGFAGFFSKDAIIESAYASVEHGGFASSYAFVLLVVAACMTSFYSWRLYFMTFEGAPRWGHGHHAHDDHAHATHGHDDHAHAAHGHDDHGHGHDHTPHESPWVMLLPLALLSVGAIFAGVAFKESFVGHDFEHFWKSALFMGKDNHILHTMHEVPKWVVASPFVAMAIGFVLAYWMYVRRPDIPGKLAAANPVLYRFLLNKWYFDELYDFLFVKPAKWLGRFLWKKGDGLVIDGLGPDGVSARVVDVTNRVVRLQTGYLYHYAFAMLIGVAGLVTWYLVTRG from the coding sequence ATGTATCACCTGATCGTCTTCCTCCCCCTGATCGGCTTCCTGATCGCTGGCCTCTTCGGCCGGCTGATCGGCGCGCGCGGCTCCGAGATCGTCACGACCTCGCTGCTCATCGTCTCGGCGATCCTGTCCTGGGTCGCCTTCGTCCAGGTCGGCTTCGGCTCCGCCACGACGCGGATCCAGGTCGCGAGCTGGATTTCCTCCGGCAGCCTGCAGGTCGACTGGGCCTTCCGCATCGACACGCTGACCGCGGTGATGCTGGTCGTCGTCAACACGGTCTCCTCGCTCGTGCACTTGTACTCGATCGGCTACATGCACGAGGATCCGCACCGGCCGCGCTTCTTCGCCTATCTCTCGCTGTTCACCTTCGCGATGCTGATGCTGGTGACGGCGGACAATCTCGTCCAGATGTTCTTCGGCTGGGAAGGCGTCGGTCTCGCCTCCTATCTGCTGATCGGCTTCTGGTACCAGAAGCCCTCGGCCAATGCGGCGGCGATCAAGGCGTTCATCGTCAACCGCGTCGGCGACTTCGGCTTCTCGCTCGGCATGTTCCTGGTCTTCGTGCTGTTCGGCTCGGTCGCCTTCGACGCGATCTTCCCGCGCGCGGGCGAATTTGCGAACCAGGGCTTCCGCTTCCTCGGCTATGACTGGAATGCGCTGACCCTGACCTGCCTGCTGCTGTTCGTCGGCGCGATGGGCAAGTCGGCCCAGTTCCTGCTCCACACCTGGCTGCCGGACGCGATGGAAGGCCCGACGCCGGTCTCGGCCCTCATCCATGCCGCGACCATGGTCACGGCCGGTGTCTTCATGGTGGCGCGCCTGTCGCCGCTCTTCGAATATGCCCCGGTCGCGCTCACCGTCGTCGTCGTCATCGGCGCCACCACGGCCTTCTTCGCCGCGACCGTCGGCCTGGTGCAGAACGACATCAAGCGCGTCATCGCCTATTCGACCTGCTCGCAGCTCGGCTACATGTTCGTCGCGCTCGGCGTCGGCAATTACGGCGCCGGCATCTTCCACCTCTTCACCCACGCCTTCTTCAAGGCTCTGCTCTTTTTGGGCGCCGGCTCGGTCATCCACGCGATGCACCATGAGCAGGACATGCGCCACATGGGCGGCCTCCGGAAGCACATCCCGCTGACCGCGGCGGCGATGACGATCGGCACGCTGGCGCTCACCGGCGTCGGTATCCCCGGGACCATTTTCGGCTTTGCCGGCTTCTTCTCGAAGGATGCGATCATCGAGAGCGCCTATGCCTCGGTAGAGCATGGCGGCTTCGCCAGCTCCTATGCCTTCGTGCTGCTGGTCGTCGCGGCCTGCATGACCTCCTTCTACTCCTGGCGGCTCTACTTCATGACCTTCGAAGGTGCGCCGCGCTGGGGCCATGGTCATCACGCCCATGACGACCACGCGCATGCCACTCACGGCCATGACGATCATGCCCATGCCGCGCATGGCCACGACGATCACGGCCATGGCCATGATCACACGCCGCATGAGAGCCCCTGGGTGATGCTGCTGCCGCTCGCCCTGCTCTCGGTCGGCGCGATCTTCGCCGGCGTCGCCTTCAAGGAGTCCTTCGTCGGCCACGACTTCGAGCATTTCTGGAAGTCGGCCCTGTTCATGGGCAAGGACAATCACATCCTGCACACCATGCACGAGGTGCCGAAATGGGTCGTCGCCTCACCGTTCGTGGCGATGGCGATCGGCTTCGTGCTCGCCTACTGGATGTATGTCCGCCGGCCGGACATTCCGGGCAAGCTCGCGGCGGCGAACCCGGTGCTGTACCGGTTCCTGCTCAACAAGTGGTACTTCGACGAGCTCTACGACTTCCTGTTCGTCAAGCCGGCGAAGTGGCTCGGCCGCTTCCTCTGGAAGAAGGGCGATGGCCTGGTCATCGACGGCCTCGGACCGGACGGCGTCTCGGCCCGCGTGGTCGATGTGACCAACCGGGTGGTCCGGCTGCAGACCGGCTATCTCTATCACTATGCCTTCGCCATGCTGATCGGCGTCGCGGGGCTCGTGACCTGGTATCTCGTGACCCGCGGGTGA
- a CDS encoding NADH-quinone oxidoreductase subunit M, with protein sequence MFGFGILTGLLVLPLVGAAFILAQRGDQPSVDSNARWAALITTVLTFVLACVAWSRFDTANPGFQMVETHGWVSDAIKYKLGVDGFSFPFVVLTAFLMPFCILASWTSVEKRVREYMVAFLVLETLMIGVFVALDLVLFYLFFEAGLIPMFLIIGIWGGKRRVYASYKFFLYTLLGSVLMLLAVMAMYWNAGTTDIPTLLAHKFPSQMQPWLWLAFFASFAVKMPMWPVHTWLPDAHVEAPTAGSVILAAILLKMGGYGFIRFSIPMFPEASALFAPLIYALSVIAIVYTSLVALMQEDIKKLIAYSSVAHMGFVTMGLFTLTPQGIQGAMFQMVSHGLVSGALFLCVGVIYDRMHTREIAAYGGLVNRMPLYAVVFMVFTMANVGLPGTAGFVGEFLTLVGAFRANPWVAFFATSGVILSAAYALWLYRRVVFGALTKPELKDIKDLNGREIAIFVPLVLLTIWYGVQPHTILDAFAAPTEALIKNYQAALTVAKTAVAAVQ encoded by the coding sequence ATGTTCGGTTTCGGTATTCTCACCGGTCTTCTGGTTCTGCCGCTGGTCGGCGCCGCCTTCATCCTGGCGCAGCGCGGCGATCAACCTTCCGTCGACTCCAACGCCCGCTGGGCGGCGCTGATCACGACGGTGCTGACCTTCGTGCTCGCCTGCGTCGCCTGGAGCCGCTTCGACACGGCCAATCCCGGCTTCCAGATGGTCGAGACCCATGGCTGGGTTTCCGACGCCATCAAGTACAAGCTCGGCGTCGACGGCTTCTCCTTCCCCTTCGTGGTGTTGACGGCCTTCCTGATGCCGTTCTGCATCCTCGCCTCCTGGACCTCGGTCGAGAAGCGGGTGCGCGAGTACATGGTCGCCTTCCTGGTGCTGGAGACGCTGATGATCGGCGTCTTCGTCGCGCTCGACCTTGTGCTGTTCTACCTGTTCTTCGAGGCCGGCCTGATCCCGATGTTCCTGATCATCGGCATCTGGGGCGGCAAGCGGCGCGTCTATGCCTCCTATAAGTTCTTTCTCTACACGCTGCTCGGCTCGGTGCTGATGCTGCTGGCGGTGATGGCGATGTACTGGAACGCCGGCACCACCGACATCCCGACGCTGCTGGCGCACAAGTTCCCGTCGCAGATGCAGCCCTGGCTGTGGCTTGCCTTCTTCGCCTCCTTCGCGGTGAAGATGCCGATGTGGCCGGTCCATACCTGGCTGCCCGACGCCCACGTCGAGGCGCCGACGGCCGGCTCGGTCATCCTGGCGGCGATCCTGCTGAAGATGGGCGGATACGGCTTCATCCGCTTCTCGATCCCGATGTTCCCGGAAGCCTCGGCACTGTTCGCGCCGCTGATCTACGCGCTGTCGGTCATCGCCATCGTCTACACCTCGCTGGTGGCGCTGATGCAGGAGGACATCAAGAAGCTGATCGCCTACTCCTCGGTGGCGCATATGGGCTTCGTCACCATGGGGCTCTTCACCCTGACGCCGCAGGGCATCCAGGGCGCGATGTTCCAGATGGTCAGCCACGGCCTCGTCTCGGGCGCGCTCTTCCTCTGCGTCGGCGTGATCTACGACCGCATGCACACCCGCGAGATCGCCGCCTATGGCGGCCTGGTCAATCGCATGCCGCTTTATGCCGTGGTGTTCATGGTCTTCACCATGGCGAATGTCGGCCTGCCGGGCACCGCGGGCTTCGTCGGCGAGTTCCTGACGCTGGTCGGCGCCTTCCGCGCCAACCCCTGGGTCGCCTTCTTTGCCACCTCCGGCGTCATCCTCTCGGCGGCCTATGCGCTCTGGCTCTACCGCCGGGTGGTCTTCGGCGCGCTGACCAAGCCCGAGCTCAAGGACATCAAGGACCTGAACGGCCGCGAAATCGCGATTTTCGTCCCGCTCGTCCTGCTGACGATCTGGTACGGCGTGCAGCCGCACACGATCCTCGACGCCTTCGCGGCGCCGACCGAAGCGCTCATCAAGAACTATCAGGCTGCACTCACTGTCGCGAAGACGGCAGTGGCGGCCGTGCAGTAA
- the nuoN gene encoding NADH-quinone oxidoreductase subunit NuoN — MALPALGPALPEIILATGAIAMVLIGAIQGERATRLLEGLALVLLAVALVLVISAGGKLLTFNNGFIADGFSRFMKVLTLIGAGATILLSADTLRREGAMRFEFPILIVLATIGMMMMISANDLISLYVGLELQSLALYVVAAFDRDNAKSTEAGLKYFVLGALSSGMLLYGSSLVYGFTGTVTFPGIAAATQGGHAGIGLIFGIVFIASGVAFKISAVPFHMWTPDVYEGSPTPVAAFFASAPKMAAMAMVIRIFVGAFPGAIQDWRQIIVFISIASMALGAFAAIGQRNIKRLLAYSSIANMGYALVGLAAGTPDGVQGVMTYMAIYLATTLAAFACVLMMRRDGKLVEDINELAGLSRTNGWMAFALSMMMFSLAGIPPLAGFWAKWYVFLAAIDAKLYVLAVVGVLTSVVGAYYYLRLVKVMYFDDPKPAFETADYGVRTVLLVSTIFVLVLSFLPAPLFDSAAAAAKSLF, encoded by the coding sequence ATGGCTCTGCCCGCTCTCGGCCCGGCCCTGCCGGAAATCATCCTCGCCACTGGCGCCATCGCGATGGTGCTGATCGGCGCGATCCAGGGTGAGCGCGCGACACGCCTGCTCGAAGGCCTCGCCCTGGTGCTGCTCGCCGTCGCGCTGGTGCTGGTCATCTCGGCCGGCGGCAAGCTCCTGACCTTCAACAACGGCTTCATCGCCGACGGCTTCTCCCGCTTCATGAAGGTGCTGACGCTGATCGGCGCCGGCGCCACCATCCTGCTCTCGGCCGACACGCTGCGGCGCGAAGGCGCGATGCGCTTCGAATTCCCAATCCTGATCGTGCTCGCGACCATCGGCATGATGATGATGATCTCGGCCAATGATCTCATCAGCCTCTATGTCGGTCTCGAGCTGCAGTCGCTCGCGCTCTATGTCGTCGCCGCCTTCGACCGCGACAACGCCAAATCGACCGAGGCGGGCCTGAAGTACTTCGTGCTCGGCGCGCTCTCCTCCGGCATGCTGCTCTACGGCAGCTCGCTGGTCTATGGCTTCACCGGCACGGTCACCTTTCCGGGCATCGCGGCGGCGACGCAGGGTGGGCATGCCGGCATTGGCCTGATCTTCGGCATCGTCTTCATCGCTTCCGGCGTCGCCTTCAAGATCTCGGCCGTGCCGTTCCATATGTGGACGCCGGACGTCTACGAGGGCTCGCCCACTCCGGTCGCGGCCTTCTTCGCCTCGGCGCCGAAGATGGCCGCCATGGCGATGGTGATCCGCATCTTCGTCGGCGCCTTCCCCGGCGCGATCCAGGATTGGCGCCAGATCATCGTCTTCATCTCGATCGCCTCGATGGCGCTCGGCGCCTTCGCCGCGATCGGCCAGCGCAATATCAAGCGCCTGCTCGCCTATTCCTCGATCGCGAACATGGGCTACGCGCTGGTCGGCCTCGCCGCCGGCACGCCCGACGGCGTGCAGGGCGTGATGACCTATATGGCGATCTATCTCGCCACCACGCTCGCCGCCTTCGCCTGCGTGCTGATGATGCGCCGCGACGGCAAGCTGGTCGAGGATATCAATGAGCTCGCCGGCCTGTCGCGCACCAATGGCTGGATGGCGTTTGCGCTGTCGATGATGATGTTCTCGCTCGCCGGCATCCCGCCGCTCGCCGGCTTCTGGGCGAAGTGGTACGTCTTCCTCGCCGCGATCGACGCCAAGCTCTATGTGCTCGCCGTCGTCGGCGTGCTGACCAGCGTCGTCGGCGCCTATTACTATCTGCGCCTGGTCAAGGTGATGTACTTCGACGATCCGAAGCCGGCCTTCGAGACCGCGGATTACGGCGTGCGTACAGTGCTGCTGGTCTCGACCATCTTCGTGCTGGTGCTTTCGTTCCTGCCGGCGCCGCTCTTCGACTCGGCAGCGGCTGCGGCCAAGTCGCTCTTCTGA
- a CDS encoding biotin--[acetyl-CoA-carboxylase] ligase: MLGDAARAAGYRLIIRDEVGSTMEEARRALDQGEPGKLWIVARSQNAGRGRHGRQWGSPPGNLYASLLLSDPCEPVLAPQLGFVVGLALHDAAAKLLGPAASGLKLKWPNDLLLGNAKTSGLLLEGESRAGRLNVIVGCGVNIASCPSDTPYPATFLKAVAPQASVEAMLTGLSDAFAQRFAVWAQPGGFGPTRAAWLERAAFLGETITIRLPEGPLAGQFVGLDPTGRLELETEAGRRVIDAGDLFFGPPR; this comes from the coding sequence GTGCTCGGTGACGCCGCCCGCGCCGCGGGCTACCGGCTGATCATCCGCGACGAGGTCGGCTCCACCATGGAGGAGGCCCGTCGCGCGCTCGATCAGGGCGAGCCGGGCAAGCTCTGGATCGTCGCCCGCAGCCAGAATGCGGGCAGGGGGCGTCACGGCCGGCAATGGGGCTCCCCGCCCGGCAACCTCTATGCGAGCCTGCTGCTGAGCGACCCTTGCGAGCCGGTTCTGGCACCGCAGCTCGGCTTCGTGGTCGGACTTGCACTACATGATGCCGCTGCAAAGCTGCTCGGCCCGGCCGCGTCCGGGCTGAAACTGAAATGGCCGAACGATCTGCTGCTCGGCAACGCCAAGACCTCGGGCCTGCTGCTCGAGGGCGAGAGCCGGGCAGGGCGCCTCAACGTCATCGTCGGCTGCGGCGTCAACATCGCCTCCTGCCCCTCCGACACGCCGTACCCGGCAACCTTCCTCAAGGCGGTGGCGCCTCAAGCCTCTGTCGAGGCGATGCTGACGGGCTTGAGCGATGCCTTCGCCCAGCGCTTTGCGGTCTGGGCCCAGCCAGGAGGCTTCGGGCCGACCCGCGCCGCCTGGCTCGAACGTGCGGCCTTTCTCGGCGAGACCATTACCATCCGGCTTCCGGAGGGACCGCTTGCGGGCCAATTCGTCGGCCTTGATCCGACGGGGCGCCTCGAACTCGAAACCGAAGCCGGCCGCCGCGTGATCGATGCGGGCGATCTGTTCTTCGGCCCGCCGCGTTAA
- a CDS encoding ribonuclease J, whose translation MTRSSDQLVFVPLGGLGEIGMNAALYGFGPEGRRKWILVDCGLSFAGPEAPGVDIVLPDLRYIIEERANLLGIVITHAHEDHIGALAALWPSLRAPVYCTRFAAGLLATRRLSEPGAPNVEINVVAQGGRITLGPFDIEYVPVAHSIPESNALAIRTPAGLVVHTGDWKIDPTPRVGLPTDEKRLRELGEEGVLALVCDSTNVMRDGISPSEADVAAKLKELVASAPGRVAVTTFASNVARLRAVAEAAMATQREVVVVGRAMDRVIDVARECGYLDGIPAFRPVDAYGYLPRDKVVALVTGSQGEPRAALSRIAADDHPEIALSPGDRVIFSSRTIPGNEKSVGNILNALARDNIEIITDRTHLVHVSGHPRREELARLYGWVKPQIAIPAHGEDLHLAEHESFARSLGVKHVLRAGNGDVVAISGEGARKVDEAPHGRLYQDGSLLVNALEKTVQERRRLSFAGIVSIAVAIDEKGGIAGDPEIAVLGLPPRTRDGTDFDEYVADTVADLLDGIPKARRRDPEALRNALERGVRSAVNEEWGKKPLVHALVVEV comes from the coding sequence GTGACCCGCTCCAGCGACCAGCTCGTTTTCGTTCCCCTCGGCGGCCTCGGTGAGATCGGCATGAACGCCGCTCTCTACGGCTTCGGGCCTGAGGGGAGGCGCAAATGGATCCTGGTCGATTGCGGCTTGTCCTTCGCCGGCCCGGAAGCGCCGGGCGTCGATATCGTCCTGCCGGATCTGCGCTACATCATCGAGGAGCGGGCGAACCTCCTCGGCATCGTCATCACCCACGCCCATGAGGACCATATTGGCGCGCTTGCCGCGCTCTGGCCCTCGCTGCGGGCGCCGGTCTACTGCACGCGTTTCGCTGCCGGCCTCCTCGCCACGCGCCGCCTCTCCGAGCCCGGCGCACCCAATGTCGAGATCAATGTCGTGGCGCAGGGCGGGCGGATCACGCTCGGCCCCTTCGACATCGAGTATGTGCCGGTCGCGCATTCCATCCCCGAGTCGAATGCGCTGGCCATCCGCACCCCGGCCGGCCTCGTCGTCCATACCGGCGACTGGAAGATCGATCCGACGCCGCGCGTCGGCCTGCCGACCGATGAGAAGCGCCTGCGCGAGCTCGGCGAGGAGGGGGTGCTGGCGCTGGTCTGCGATTCGACCAATGTCATGCGCGACGGCATCAGCCCGAGCGAGGCCGATGTCGCCGCCAAGCTCAAGGAACTCGTAGCCTCGGCGCCGGGGCGTGTCGCTGTCACCACCTTCGCCTCCAATGTCGCGCGGCTGCGCGCCGTCGCCGAAGCCGCGATGGCCACCCAGCGCGAGGTCGTGGTCGTCGGGCGCGCCATGGATCGCGTCATCGATGTGGCGCGTGAATGCGGCTATCTCGACGGCATCCCGGCTTTCCGGCCGGTCGATGCCTATGGCTACCTGCCGCGCGACAAGGTCGTGGCGCTGGTGACCGGAAGCCAGGGCGAGCCGCGCGCCGCGCTCTCGCGCATTGCCGCGGACGATCACCCCGAGATCGCGCTCTCGCCCGGCGACCGCGTGATCTTCTCCTCGCGCACCATTCCCGGCAACGAGAAGTCGGTCGGCAACATCCTGAACGCGCTCGCCCGCGACAATATCGAGATCATCACTGACCGCACTCATCTCGTCCATGTCTCCGGCCATCCGCGCCGCGAGGAACTGGCAAGGCTCTATGGCTGGGTGAAACCGCAGATCGCCATCCCCGCGCATGGCGAGGATCTGCATCTGGCCGAGCATGAGAGTTTTGCCCGCAGCCTCGGCGTGAAGCATGTGTTGCGCGCCGGCAATGGCGACGTCGTCGCGATCTCGGGTGAGGGCGCCAGGAAGGTCGATGAGGCCCCGCATGGCCGGCTCTATCAGGATGGCTCCCTGCTGGTGAACGCGCTGGAGAAGACGGTGCAGGAGCGTCGGCGCTTATCCTTCGCGGGCATCGTCTCGATCGCGGTCGCGATCGACGAGAAGGGCGGTATTGCCGGCGATCCGGAGATCGCGGTGCTCGGCCTGCCGCCGCGCACTCGCGACGGCACCGATTTCGACGAATATGTCGCCGACACCGTCGCCGATCTGCTCGACGGCATTCCGAAAGCCCGCCGCCGCGACCCGGAAGCTCTTCGCAACGCGCTGGAGCGCGGCGTGCGCAGCGCCGTCAACGAGGAGTGGGGCAAGAAGCCGCTGGTGCATGCGCTGGTGGTCGAGGTGTAG
- the mce gene encoding methylmalonyl-CoA epimerase, with translation MIGRLNHVAIAVKDLAASTALYRDTLGARVSQPQPEPAHGVTVVFVELPNTKVELLEPLGADSPIAKFLERNPDGGIHHICYEVDDILAARDRLKAQGARVLGSGEPRIGAHGKPVLFLHPKDFLGTLVELEQA, from the coding sequence ATGATCGGACGCCTCAACCATGTCGCCATCGCGGTGAAGGACCTCGCGGCCTCGACGGCGCTCTATCGCGATACGCTGGGCGCGCGTGTCTCGCAGCCGCAGCCTGAGCCGGCGCACGGCGTCACCGTGGTCTTCGTTGAGTTGCCCAACACCAAGGTCGAGCTGCTGGAGCCGCTCGGCGCCGATTCGCCGATCGCCAAATTCCTTGAGCGCAACCCGGACGGCGGCATCCACCACATCTGCTATGAGGTCGACGATATCCTTGCCGCTCGCGACCGGCTGAAGGCGCAGGGCGCGCGTGTCCTCGGCTCGGGCGAGCCGCGCATCGGCGCCCATGGCAAGCCGGTGCTGTTCCTGCACCCCAAGGATTTTCTCGGCACGCTGGTCGAGCTGGAGCAGGCGTGA
- a CDS encoding RidA family protein: protein MSEIAFLGEPESGSPRPFSAATVAGGLVFVSGHSAPHDPARGVHRGETPAEEVRNALGRIAEILAEAGSGLDRVVQMTMLITDPADYAACNAEYVRHFPNGLPARHTARFGVPTAARVAFSCIALAGRGA from the coding sequence ATGTCCGAGATCGCCTTCCTCGGAGAGCCCGAGTCCGGCTCGCCGCGCCCCTTCAGCGCGGCGACCGTCGCCGGCGGACTGGTCTTCGTCTCCGGCCATTCGGCGCCGCATGACCCCGCGCGCGGCGTCCATCGCGGCGAGACGCCGGCGGAGGAGGTGCGCAATGCGCTGGGCCGTATCGCCGAGATCCTGGCCGAGGCCGGCAGCGGGCTTGATCGCGTCGTGCAGATGACCATGCTGATCACCGATCCCGCCGATTACGCCGCTTGCAACGCCGAATATGTCAGGCATTTCCCGAACGGCCTGCCGGCGCGCCATACTGCGCGCTTCGGCGTGCCGACCGCGGCCCGGGTCGCCTTTTCCTGCATTGCCCTGGCCGGGAGAGGCGCATGA
- a CDS encoding DUF1467 family protein: MNIVGGLALYFVIWWITLFAVLPFGIRSQHETGDVVEGTEPGAPVLPGLLKKAAITSVIAAVIFAGVWYVWVTYDI, translated from the coding sequence ATGAACATCGTTGGCGGGCTCGCGCTCTATTTCGTGATCTGGTGGATCACGCTCTTCGCCGTGCTGCCTTTTGGCATCCGCAGCCAGCATGAGACCGGTGATGTCGTCGAAGGCACGGAGCCCGGCGCGCCGGTCCTGCCGGGGCTGCTCAAGAAGGCTGCGATCACCTCGGTCATCGCCGCGGTGATCTTCGCCGGTGTCTGGTATGTCTGGGTGACCTACGACATCTGA
- a CDS encoding peptidylprolyl isomerase, whose product MLRSSLAALALVASLGFAQAQSPKPDPDNTVVLETKDGPVTIRLRPDLAPKHVAQIKALVKRGFYDGIVFHRVIDGFMAQTGDPTGTGTGKSDLPNLPAEFSQTPYKVGSVGMARSASPDSANSQFFICYEGCGSLTGQYTLFGEVVSGMDAVRKIKKGAQGSGQVTNPDKIVRMRMASDAK is encoded by the coding sequence ATGCTGCGCAGCTCGCTCGCCGCTCTTGCCCTCGTCGCCTCGCTCGGTTTCGCGCAGGCCCAGAGCCCGAAACCGGATCCGGACAACACCGTCGTCCTCGAGACCAAGGACGGGCCGGTCACGATCCGCCTGCGGCCGGACCTTGCGCCGAAGCATGTCGCCCAGATCAAGGCGCTGGTGAAGCGCGGCTTCTATGACGGCATCGTCTTCCATCGCGTCATCGACGGCTTCATGGCCCAGACGGGCGACCCGACCGGCACGGGCACGGGCAAGTCCGATCTGCCGAACCTGCCGGCCGAGTTCTCCCAGACGCCCTACAAGGTCGGTTCGGTCGGCATGGCGCGTTCGGCCTCGCCGGATTCGGCGAATTCGCAGTTCTTCATCTGCTACGAGGGCTGCGGCTCGCTGACCGGCCAGTACACGCTCTTCGGCGAGGTCGTGTCCGGCATGGACGCCGTGCGCAAGATCAAGAAGGGCGCGCAGGGCAGCGGCCAGGTCACCAATCCGGACAAGATCGTCCGCATGCGGATGGCCTCCGACGCCAAGTGA
- a CDS encoding peptidylprolyl isomerase has protein sequence MSLDPENTIVMETTKGRVVIKLRPDLAPGHVERIKLLAREGFYDGIVFHRVIDGFMAQVGCPHGTGTGGSSYPDLKQEFNAEPHVRGICSMARAQNPNSANSQFFIVFDDARFLDKQYTVWGQVVEGMDNVDKIKRGEPVRDPDSIVSMKVMADAA, from the coding sequence ATGTCGCTCGATCCCGAAAACACCATCGTGATGGAAACCACCAAGGGCCGCGTGGTCATCAAGCTGCGCCCCGACCTCGCTCCCGGCCATGTCGAGCGCATCAAGCTGCTGGCCCGCGAGGGCTTTTATGACGGCATAGTCTTCCATCGCGTCATCGACGGCTTCATGGCCCAGGTCGGCTGCCCGCACGGCACCGGCACCGGCGGTTCGAGCTATCCGGACCTGAAGCAGGAGTTCAACGCCGAGCCGCATGTCCGCGGCATCTGCTCGATGGCCCGCGCCCAGAACCCGAACTCGGCCAACAGCCAGTTCTTCATCGTGTTCGACGACGCCCGCTTCCTCGACAAGCAGTACACGGTCTGGGGCCAGGTCGTGGAAGGCATGGACAATGTCGACAAGATCAAGCGCGGCGAGCCGGTCCGCGATCCCGACTCGATCGTCTCGATGAAGGTGATGGCCGACGCGGCCTGA
- the queA gene encoding tRNA preQ1(34) S-adenosylmethionine ribosyltransferase-isomerase QueA, giving the protein MDVGLFDFDLPEDRIALRPVSPRDAARLLVVRPDAPEPLEDRGIRDLVSLLQPGDALVLNDTRVIPSRLRGRRYRGADSARIEIMLHKRESDDRWLAFARPAKKLALGETVDFDSEGASNACELGRLQAEVIGKSEGGEVELRFSLTSAYLDEAIARLGELPLPPYIAGKRPTDSADTTDYQTNFACNDGAVAAPTAGLHFTPELLAELEARGVSRHFVTLHVGAGTFLPVKADDTEDHRMHAEWGTVSAETATALNEVKARGGRIVCVGTTSLRLIESAAAEDGTIRPFSGDTAIFITPGYRFRVVDMLVTNFHLPRSTLFMLVCAFCGLDMMKRAYAHAIAAKYRFYSYGDGSLLFRAG; this is encoded by the coding sequence ATGGATGTCGGCCTCTTCGATTTCGACCTGCCGGAAGACCGGATCGCGCTGAGGCCCGTCAGCCCGCGCGATGCGGCGCGGCTGCTCGTGGTGCGTCCCGATGCGCCCGAGCCGCTGGAGGATCGCGGCATCCGCGATCTCGTCTCGCTGCTCCAGCCGGGCGATGCACTCGTCCTCAACGATACGCGCGTGATCCCGTCCCGCCTGCGCGGGCGGCGCTATCGCGGCGCGGATTCGGCCCGCATCGAGATCATGCTGCACAAGCGCGAGAGCGATGATCGCTGGCTCGCCTTCGCCCGGCCGGCCAAGAAGCTAGCACTCGGCGAGACCGTGGACTTCGATTCGGAGGGAGCGAGCAACGCCTGCGAGCTCGGCCGCCTGCAGGCCGAGGTCATCGGCAAGAGTGAGGGCGGCGAGGTCGAGCTGCGGTTCAGCCTGACCAGCGCCTATCTCGACGAGGCGATCGCGCGGCTCGGCGAATTGCCGCTGCCGCCCTATATCGCCGGCAAGCGCCCGACCGACAGTGCCGATACCACCGACTACCAGACGAACTTCGCCTGCAACGACGGCGCCGTCGCGGCGCCCACCGCCGGGCTGCACTTCACGCCGGAGCTTCTGGCGGAACTGGAGGCGCGCGGCGTCTCACGCCATTTCGTGACGCTGCATGTCGGCGCTGGCACTTTCCTGCCGGTGAAGGCTGACGACACCGAAGACCATCGCATGCATGCCGAATGGGGCACGGTCTCGGCCGAGACGGCGACGGCCCTGAATGAGGTCAAGGCGAGGGGCGGGCGGATCGTCTGCGTCGGCACGACCTCGTTGCGCCTGATCGAGAGCGCGGCGGCCGAGGACGGCACCATTCGGCCCTTCTCCGGTGACACGGCGATCTTCATCACGCCGGGCTATCGCTTCCGGGTGGTCGACATGCTGGTGACGAATTTCCACCTGCCGCGCTCGACACTGTTCATGCTCGTCTGCGCCTTCTGCGGGCTCGACATGATGAAACGGGCCTATGCCCATGCGATCGCAGCGAAATATCGCTTCTATTCCTATGGCGACGGCAGCCTGCTCTTCCGGGCAGGCTGA